ACCGGCACGGGGAGGCCGTCCACCAGGAGGTGCTGCGGCGCGACCCGTAGCCGCCGGACCGCACGCAGCATGGCCAGATGGGTGGCACGCAGGATGTTGAGCCGGTCGATCTCGCGGGCGCTCGCCGCGCCGATGCCGTAGCACACGGCGCGCGCGCAGATCTCCGCCGCGAGCTCTTCGCGCGCCGCGGGCGAGAGACGCTTCGAGTCGTCCACGCCCTCGATCGCCACGCCCTGCGGCAGGATCACGGCCGCTGCGAGGACGGGGCCGGCGAGCGGTCCGCGACCGGCTTCGTCGATGCCCGCCACCAGTTCAATGCCGCGATCCCAGAAGCTCTGCTCGAGGGCGAGGAGCCGGTCCGGTCGGCGCCGCTCGCCCTGGCGACGCGTGCCGCGGCGTGTGCGCCCCATGCGCCCTCGCAGAGGCGCCTCAGCTCTCGCGCCTCTCCTTGATCCGGGTCGCCTTGCTGCCCCGCAGACGACGCAGGTAGTACAGCTTCGCCCGACGGACCCGACCGCGCCGCACCACCTCGATCGACTCGATCGAAGGCGAGTGCAGCGGGAAGATCCGCTCGACGCCGATGCCGCTCGAGATCTTGCGCACGGTGAAGCTCTCGCTGATCCCTGCCCCGCGGCGGCCGATGCACACCCCCTCGAAGGCCTGGATCCGCTCCTTGTCACCCTCACGCACGCGCACGTTCACGCGGATCGTGTCGCCGGGCCCGAATTCGGGCAGGTCGGTCCGCATCTGTGCCTTCGTAACGTCTTGCACGACGTCCATCGCTGCCTCCTCATTCTCATCGGCTGCCGCCGCCCCGGGCCCTCACTGGCCCTCGGCCGCCTCGCCGTGTCGCTCCAGATACGCACGCCACAGGTCCGGCCGCCGCTCCCGCGTCAGCCGCTCGGCTTGCTCCTGCCGCCACGCCGCGATGCGGGCGTGATCGCCGGAGAGCAGGATCTCCGGGACCCGGTACCCACGGTACTCCGGCGGCCGCGTGTACGACGGCGGGCTGAGCAGCCCATCATCGTAGAACGAATCCGTCGCCGCCGACTCGTGCCTGCCCAGCGCACCGGGCAGCAAGCGCACCACCGCGTCGGTCACCACGAGCGCGGCGGGTTCGCCGCCGCTCAACACGAAGTCGCCGATCGAGAGCTCCTCGGTGGCCAGGTGGTCGGCGACGCGCTGGTCCACGTCCTTGTAGTGGCCGCAGAGCAGCGTGAGCTCCGGCTGGACCGCATAGCGCACCGCATCGGCGTGCTCGAACCGCTTGCCCCGCGCCGAGAGCAGCACGATCGGCCCCTGCGGCGCCAGAGCCTCCACCGCCTCGAAGAACGGCTCCGGCTTCATCACCATCCCCGAGCCGCCGCCGTAAGGCGCATCATCCACGGTGCGGTGCCGGTCGTGGGTGAAGTCCCGCAGGTCCACGACACGGTACGTCACCAGGCCCGCGGCCGCCGCTCGGCCCAGGATGCTCAACGAGAGCGGCGTGGTGAAGTATTGCGGGAAGATGGTGACGATGTTGATCCGCACCGCCCTTCTCCCTCACGGGCCACGCGCGCCGCGGCCCCTTCCACCTCAGAGCTCCAGCAGACCGGCAGGCGGGTCGATCACGATCCGCCTGCGCTCGACATCGACCTCCTTGACGATCTGCTCGGTGAAGGGGATCAGGTGCAGCTTGTCCCCCCCCTTCACCTCGAGCAGATGCGCCGGCTCCGTCTCGTAGACTTCTCGCACCCGCCCCACCACCTGCCCTTCGACCGTGACCACCTCCGCGTCCAGCAGCTGGTGGTAGAAGACCTCGCCTTCCTCCAGGGGCGGAAGATCCTCCACCGGCGCCGACACATAGCGACCGGCCACCGCTTCGGCGGACGTGCGGTCGTCCAGCTCGTCGAACTTGACCAGCAGCCCTCGGCGGTAGGGCCGCAGGTGCTCGATCACCAGCGGCGGCACGTCCGGATCCGGCTCAGGCCCGCCGTCCGGCGATGCCAGCCGCAGTACGCGCCCCGGCACGAAGACCTGTTCGGGGGTGTCCGTCAACGGCCAGATGAAGACCTCGCCCCGCGTGCCGTGCGCCTTGTTGATGTGGCCCACCACGAGGTGACGCGGCTCCCCCTGCCCCGCTCGCGAGGGTTCCGGGCCGGCAGGAGACGCCGCCATCTCGCTCACTCCGCCGGGCCGGCCTCGGGAGCGGCTGTGCCTTCCCCAGCGGACGGCGCTGCGGAGGCGGCGGCCGGCTCGGACGCCGCTCCGGCCTCGGCGGCAGGCGCCTCGGCCCGGGGTGCGGGCGCCTCCGACGCCGCCGGCGCGGCCGCGCCCCCCTTGGCGCCACGGGGCTCCTCCGCCGGCTGCAGCAGCACGACCGTGGCGTCCCCGCCCTTGCGCGCCTTGCGGATCAGCGCCGCCGCGGTCTCCGTGGGCTGCGCGCCCCGCTCCAGCCAGTAGTCCACCTTCGCCAGGTCGAGGCGCAGCTCGGCCGGCTGCCGCCGCGGATTGTAGAAGCCGAGCGATTCCACGTAGGCGCCATCCCGCGGGTTCCTCGAATCGGCCACCACGATGCGGTAGCTCGGCTGCTTCTTCCGGCCCACTCGCCGGAGTCGGATACGTACGGGCATTGGCCTCTGTCTCGCGGGGTCTTGGAACGATTCTGCTCAGCCGAAGAGGTTGAACGGCATCCGCGGGCGGCCGGGCCCCATCCCCAGCCCCCGCATCTGCTTCATGAGCTTCTGGACCTGCTTGAACTGCTCCAGGAGCCGGTTCACCTCCTGGATCGGCCGGCCGGATCCACGCGCGATGCGGGCACGGCGCGAGCCGTTCAGGATCTCCGGGCGCGCCCGCTCCTGCGGCGTCATCGAGAGGATGATCGCCTCCAGGTGCTTCATCCGCTTGGGGTCGACCTTCACGTTCTTCAGCAGCTTGTGGTTCACGCCCGGGATCATCTTCAGCAGGCCCTCGAGCGGCCCCAGCTTCTGCAACTGCTGCATCGCCACGAGGAAGTCGTTCAGGTCGAACTTCCCCGTCTGCGCGAGCTTCCGCTCCAGCCGCTCCGCCTGCTCCCGGTCGAACGCCTGCTGCGCACGCTCCACCAACCCCACCACGTCCCCGCGCTGGAGGATCCGGTCTGCCATCCGGACCGGGTCGAACACCTCCAGCGCCTCCGGCCGCTCGCCCACGCCGATGAACTTGATCGGCACGCCCGTCGCACCGCGGATCGAGAGCGCCGCACCACCCCGGGCGTCGCCGTCCATCTTCGTGAGGATGACGCCCGTGAGCTCCAGCGCCTCGTGGAAGCCCGTCGCGATCCGGACCGCCTCCTGGCCCGTCATCCCGTCCGCCACCAGCAGGATCTCGGTCGGCCGGGTCGCCGCCTTCACCCGCCGGAGCTCGTCCATCAGCTCGGCGTCGATCTGGAGCCGGCCCGCGCTGTCCAGGATCACGGTCTTGCGCTTGTCGGCGCGCGCCTGCTCCAGCGCCCGCACGGCCAGCTTCGCGACGTCCCGCTCCCCGCGGTCCGCGAACACCGGCACCCCGATCTGCTTACCCAGCGTTTCGAGCTGGTCGATCGCCGCCGGCCGGTAGATGTCCAGCGCCGCCAGCATCGGCGACCGGCCCTCCCGGTCCAGCCGCCGCGCCAGCTTCGCCGCCGTCGTCGTCTTGCCCGAGCCCTGGAGCCCCACCAGCAGGATCACCGTCGGCGGGGACGGCGCGAGCTGGAGCGCAACACGGCTCCCCCCCAGCAGCGCGACCAGCTCGTCGTGAACGATCTTCACGATCTGCTGGCCCGGCGAGATGGACTTGAGCACGCGCTCGCCCAGCGCACGCTCTTCCACCCGCGCCAGGAAGTCCCGCGCGAGCTGGTAGTTGACGTCGGCCTCCAGCAGGACGCGGCGGATCTCCCGGAGCCCGTCCTTGATCATGGGCTCCGTGAGGACGCCGCGCTGGCGGAACCGGCCGAGCACGCCGTCCAGCTTTTCGCTCAGCTCCTCGAACATCCCGTTCCGGCTCGGGTCGAGATACCAAAGCCTTGTAACATATCGAAATTTACGCCCCGGCTCAAGGGCCGGGGCGGGGGCGAGGGCGAGGGCGGCGGCTCTCGGCTACCGCACGCGGATGATCTCGCCCCGCTCCGTCCCGACGGAAACGAACCAAATCGGGACGCCGGTCAGCTCCTCGATCCTCTCCAAATAACCCCGGGCGCGGGCCGGCAGGTCCTCCACGGCCCGGGCCCCGCCGGTCGGGGCGCGCCAGCCGGGGAGGGTCTCGTAGATGGGCCGGGCCCGCTCGAGCACCGCCAGGTCCTCTGGGAACTCCTCCAGCACCTGGCCATCGGCCTCGTACGCCACCGCGACCTTCACCTCGTCGAACGAATCGAGCACGTCGAGCTTGGTGAGCGCCAGCCCGGTCAGCCCGTTGACCCGTGCGGCGTAGCGGAGGACCACGGCGTCGAACCAACCGCAGCGGCGCGGGCGCCCCGTCGTCGCCCCGTACTCGCCGCCGAGCTCCCGGAGCCGGTCTCCGAGCTCCGAGTCCAGCTCCGTGGGAAACGGTCCGCTACCCACGCGCGTCGTGTACGCCTTGACGACGCCGAGCACCGCGTCGATCCGCGTCGGCCCGATCCCGACCCCCGTCGCCGCGCCGGCCGCCGTGGTCGTGGACGACGTGACGAACGGGTAGGTGCCGTGATCCACGTCCAGCAGCGCCCCCTGCGCGCCCTCGAGCAGGACGCGCCGGCCGGAATCCAGTGCCCTGGCGATCTCGTGGCCGGTGTCGGTGATCAGCGGAAGGAGCCGGTCGCGGTACGCGAGGACGTCCTCGGCGACGCGGGCAGGGTCGAGCTCCTCGGCGCCGCTCGCGCGCAACGCCTCGTTGGCCCGCTCCGCCGCCGCGCGTAGCCGCTCCGCGATGTCGTCCGCGCGCAGGTCCGCCACCCGGATGCCCCGGCGCGCGATCTTGTCCTCGTACGCCGGCCCGATCCCCCTGCCCGTGGTGCCGATCCGCGAGGCGCCGCGGCGCTGCTCGCTGGCGATGTCGAGACGCTTGTGGTACTCGAGGAGCAGGTGCGCGCGTCCGCTGACGCCCACGCGTCCGTCGGTGTCGATGCCGCGGGCGTGCAGCCCGTCCAGTTCCTGGAAGAACTGCTCGACATCGAGGACGACGCCGTTGCCGAGCAGGCAGCGTTTGCCCGGATGGAGAATGCCGGACGGGATCTGGTGCAGGATGAACTCGTCGCCGCCCACGTTCACCGTGTGGCCCGCGTTCGCGCCGCCCTGGTA
The sequence above is drawn from the bacterium genome and encodes:
- a CDS encoding ribonuclease HII; protein product: MGRTRRGTRRQGERRRPDRLLALEQSFWDRGIELVAGIDEAGRGPLAGPVLAAAVILPQGVAIEGVDDSKRLSPAAREELAAEICARAVCYGIGAASAREIDRLNILRATHLAMLRAVRRLRVAPQHLLVDGLPVPVLGEAHTAIVEGDRRVHSIACASILAKVTRDRLMRRLAARYPGYGWEHNAGYGTAEHRAAIQRLGLTPHHRRSFAPVQLSLGLEA
- a CDS encoding 50S ribosomal protein L19; translated protein: MDVVQDVTKAQMRTDLPEFGPGDTIRVNVRVREGDKERIQAFEGVCIGRRGAGISESFTVRKISSGIGVERIFPLHSPSIESIEVVRRGRVRRAKLYYLRRLRGSKATRIKERRES
- a CDS encoding tRNA (guanosine(37)-N1)-methyltransferase TrmD yields the protein MRINIVTIFPQYFTTPLSLSILGRAAAAGLVTYRVVDLRDFTHDRHRTVDDAPYGGGSGMVMKPEPFFEAVEALAPQGPIVLLSARGKRFEHADAVRYAVQPELTLLCGHYKDVDQRVADHLATEELSIGDFVLSGGEPAALVVTDAVVRLLPGALGRHESAATDSFYDDGLLSPPSYTRPPEYRGYRVPEILLSGDHARIAAWRQEQAERLTRERRPDLWRAYLERHGEAAEGQ
- a CDS encoding ribosome maturation factor RimM: MAASPAGPEPSRAGQGEPRHLVVGHINKAHGTRGEVFIWPLTDTPEQVFVPGRVLRLASPDGGPEPDPDVPPLVIEHLRPYRRGLLVKFDELDDRTSAEAVAGRYVSAPVEDLPPLEEGEVFYHQLLDAEVVTVEGQVVGRVREVYETEPAHLLEVKGGDKLHLIPFTEQIVKEVDVERRRIVIDPPAGLLEL
- a CDS encoding signal recognition particle protein, with translation MFEELSEKLDGVLGRFRQRGVLTEPMIKDGLREIRRVLLEADVNYQLARDFLARVEERALGERVLKSISPGQQIVKIVHDELVALLGGSRVALQLAPSPPTVILLVGLQGSGKTTTAAKLARRLDREGRSPMLAALDIYRPAAIDQLETLGKQIGVPVFADRGERDVAKLAVRALEQARADKRKTVILDSAGRLQIDAELMDELRRVKAATRPTEILLVADGMTGQEAVRIATGFHEALELTGVILTKMDGDARGGAALSIRGATGVPIKFIGVGERPEALEVFDPVRMADRILQRGDVVGLVERAQQAFDREQAERLERKLAQTGKFDLNDFLVAMQQLQKLGPLEGLLKMIPGVNHKLLKNVKVDPKRMKHLEAIILSMTPQERARPEILNGSRRARIARGSGRPIQEVNRLLEQFKQVQKLMKQMRGLGMGPGRPRMPFNLFG
- a CDS encoding adenylosuccinate synthase; protein product: MLENFRCLVVVGAQWGDEGKGKIVDVLTPTVDIVARYQGGANAGHTVNVGGDEFILHQIPSGILHPGKRCLLGNGVVLDVEQFFQELDGLHARGIDTDGRVGVSGRAHLLLEYHKRLDIASEQRRGASRIGTTGRGIGPAYEDKIARRGIRVADLRADDIAERLRAAAERANEALRASGAEELDPARVAEDVLAYRDRLLPLITDTGHEIARALDSGRRVLLEGAQGALLDVDHGTYPFVTSSTTTAAGAATGVGIGPTRIDAVLGVVKAYTTRVGSGPFPTELDSELGDRLRELGGEYGATTGRPRRCGWFDAVVLRYAARVNGLTGLALTKLDVLDSFDEVKVAVAYEADGQVLEEFPEDLAVLERARPIYETLPGWRAPTGGARAVEDLPARARGYLERIEELTGVPIWFVSVGTERGEIIRVR